A window from Acidobacteriota bacterium encodes these proteins:
- a CDS encoding lectin: MDTRKYALRLTVTTGLAVSSFVLAHLTAAPQQRGGGPPAPMTFFVTSEPIGDGGNLGGLQGADAHCQKLGAAAGQGSRTWRAYLSTDNPRVNARDRIGKGPWHNARGAQVARDLSHLHGDTLDEARLGNNLSKMTALTEKAEAVKGFGDQPNQHDILTGSMPDGRAYTDGQDHTCSNWTSNSGGRAQLGHTDRTGGGNTSWNSVHASRGCSQPDLIATGGNGYLYCFAEN, encoded by the coding sequence ATGGACACGAGGAAATACGCTCTTCGTCTGACCGTGACGACCGGATTGGCCGTCTCGTCATTCGTGCTCGCGCATCTCACCGCCGCTCCGCAGCAGCGTGGTGGTGGCCCTCCGGCGCCCATGACGTTCTTCGTGACGAGCGAGCCGATCGGCGACGGCGGCAATCTCGGCGGGCTCCAAGGGGCCGACGCACACTGCCAGAAGCTCGGGGCCGCGGCCGGCCAGGGGAGCCGCACGTGGCGGGCGTATCTCAGCACCGACAACCCGCGCGTGAACGCGCGCGATCGCATCGGCAAGGGCCCGTGGCACAACGCGCGCGGCGCGCAAGTCGCGCGTGACCTGTCGCACCTGCACGGCGACACGCTCGACGAGGCGCGGCTCGGCAACAACCTCTCGAAGATGACGGCGCTCACCGAGAAGGCCGAGGCGGTCAAGGGCTTCGGCGATCAGCCGAACCAGCACGACATCCTCACCGGCTCGATGCCGGACGGCCGCGCCTACACCGACGGCCAGGATCACACGTGCAGCAACTGGACGAGCAACAGCGGCGGCCGCGCGCAGCTCGGCCACACCGATCGCACCGGCGGCGGCAACACGTCGTGGAACTCCGTGCACGCGTCCCGCGGGTGCAGCCAGCCCGATCTGATTGCGACCGGCGGCAACGGCTACCTCTACTGCTTCGCCGAGAACTGA
- a CDS encoding MFS transporter, which produces MTLVLPLLAIYAETFHATPLQATLLVSVFAACQLVSGPVIGNLSDRFGRKRMLLVSQAGTFLGFLVMARAHTLWVLYLARVLDGSTAGNLSLAQAYISDSTPPHQRAQAFGLIGVAFGIGFFIGPSLTGFLAAHHGMTTPIYLAACMSALSILCTATLLKEGAGRHRAFDERRAVFHWRTYTTYFGRPELRGRLLQFLCFITAFSLFISGFALFAERRFTWDGRPFGPREIGVLFGYVGLLGIILQGGLIGRLVDRFGESALVAGGFTVLALGYFGLGFAAAPGLLLVAGTFAAFGNGVIRPAVTSLITQHAGRHEQGIVAGITQALMSMASIVAPVVAGWLIQRQWLTAWAWTAALLAAVGALMSRGALFPRGDGAAA; this is translated from the coding sequence ATGACGCTCGTGCTGCCGCTGCTCGCGATCTACGCCGAGACGTTCCACGCGACGCCGCTGCAGGCGACGCTGCTGGTCTCGGTCTTCGCGGCCTGTCAGCTCGTCTCTGGGCCGGTCATCGGCAACCTGTCCGATCGATTCGGGCGCAAACGGATGCTGCTCGTGAGCCAGGCGGGCACGTTCCTCGGGTTCCTCGTGATGGCCAGAGCGCACACCTTGTGGGTGCTGTATCTCGCGCGGGTACTCGACGGCTCGACGGCCGGCAACCTCTCGCTCGCGCAGGCGTACATCTCGGACTCGACGCCGCCGCACCAGCGGGCGCAGGCCTTCGGCCTGATCGGCGTCGCGTTCGGCATCGGGTTCTTCATCGGTCCCTCGCTGACCGGGTTCCTCGCGGCGCACCACGGCATGACGACCCCGATCTACCTCGCGGCGTGCATGTCGGCGCTGAGCATCCTCTGCACGGCGACGCTGCTGAAAGAGGGCGCCGGCCGTCATCGCGCGTTCGACGAGCGCCGCGCGGTCTTCCACTGGCGCACTTACACGACGTACTTCGGCCGGCCGGAGCTGCGCGGCAGGCTGCTCCAGTTCCTCTGTTTCATCACGGCGTTCTCGCTGTTCATCTCCGGCTTCGCGCTCTTCGCCGAGCGCCGGTTCACCTGGGACGGCCGGCCGTTCGGCCCGCGCGAGATCGGCGTCCTCTTCGGCTACGTCGGGCTCCTCGGCATCATCCTGCAAGGCGGCCTCATTGGCCGGCTCGTGGATCGGTTCGGCGAGTCGGCGCTGGTCGCCGGCGGCTTCACCGTGCTCGCGCTCGGGTACTTCGGCCTCGGGTTCGCTGCGGCCCCGGGTCTGCTGCTCGTCGCCGGCACGTTCGCGGCGTTCGGCAACGGCGTCATCCGGCCGGCGGTGACGAGCCTGATTACCCAGCACGCCGGCCGCCACGAGCAGGGCATCGTCGCCGGCATCACGCAAGCGCTCATGTCGATGGCGTCGATCGTGGCGCCCGTCGTGGCCGGCTGGCTCATTCAACGCCAGTGGCTCACGGCCTGGGCCTGGACGGCGGCGCTGCTCGCCGCGGTCGGTGCGCTGATGTCGCGAGGGGCGCTGTTCCCTCGGGGCGATGGCGCGGCAGCGTGA